Within Quercus lobata isolate SW786 chromosome 5, ValleyOak3.0 Primary Assembly, whole genome shotgun sequence, the genomic segment TCACAGACCTTTTCACAttaccaacaccaccaccaacactaCCATTATTGCTACTGAACTTCCCTCTAGAAGAAGATGGTGTTTTGCTTAAACAGGACCTTGAAAACGAAGACGCAGAAGAACATGTAGAAGTAGTTGTAGACTTCGATTTTGATCTCTCATATTTATCAAACCCTCCAACTGTTTTGGCTTTCTTTGAAGCATTAGTGAAAAGAGAGTTGAGAAAAGTTGCGAGCTTTCCACCTGGTGATATTGGCTGCTTCACTTTCTTCAAATCTCCGTAGATTTTCATGGCTTTGGACTTTGTCTTGACGAAACCATTCTCATGCTTTGGCTTACTATTCTGAGTTGAACATGAATTGTAATTAGATGAGACAAAACTTTCACCAAATTGACGAGGCTTTTCAGAGAGACTGGTACGAATAGGCTTTATTGTTGCTGGCCTTTGTTGCATGGTGTTGTaacatgaagaagaagaagaccttgATTTATTAGAGACATACATAGAATCAGACTCAGACGAAGAAAACCCACCTCCACAACTCGAATCAGAAGAGCTTGAGCTAGAATTTTGCAACATAAAAGCACGGTTTTCGTTTTGTGAAAGTAGTACCTTTTCCTTCTCATTCACTttgttcttcttgttcttcttctccATCCACTTCTCTATCATGCATGTCTTTCGAAAGCTAGCCATTTCTTCATCTTGGTCTTCTTGTTGTTGGGCTTTTCTGAGGTTGGTATTGGGCAGGGAAGTGTGCTTCTTTGATCTCATGGTTGTTTCTTTGTAGAAAATGAGTTGATCTTCTTTGGCTTTGTTGTGGGATTGATCGTCTATGGAGTTGTAAATAGCGTCAAGAAGAGTGGAAGAGAAAGATGGGTTTTCTCTACGGTGTCGGTGGTGATGTTCTTCTCGTAGAGATTTATTATAATCCCACCTATCCATTATATTTGGTGCTTGTTGCCCTTTTTATAGAGCAAACAAAGTAATACCAATACTACAAAGGAGAGGAAACAAGAGTGGGAAATAGTGTTTTGTGAATGATTTCAatgatttctttctctttgttgttgttcacttcaaagagtgagagagagagaaaagagagaggggtTAATGGAGGCAGGCATGATTGTATGTGAAAGAACTAAAAGACATTAATTTTACAAGACAAAGAGTGTTTGTGTTATGTTTGGTAGTTCTTTCactttgtttgtgtgtgtgtcagagagagagaaagagaaggcaaatgagaaggaaagaaagcaagcaaacaagcatGGGCATTGATGAGTGCTTGATAGCTTTGTGTttttatgtgagagagagatagagggaAAGAGTAATGAAAGCCAAAAGCCACgccttgagagagagagagagagagattgtgagTTGCTTTCACACGCTCTTATAAGAGAGAGATTTAGAGAGAGCTAGCGCGTGTAAATAATGTAAGTCCAGTTGGAACTAGTGCCAGCTTGGCAATGATGTTGTGGcatagaaattattaaaatcaattttgtgtttttttttttttttttttttggggggttaagtcctttatcattttaattgaatttgcCTTGTTCTCTATTCTACACACTTTGGCTCCTCCACATGAAGTGACATTAGATCCTTACTTTTcttccaaaaag encodes:
- the LOC115988476 gene encoding protein BIG GRAIN 1-like B, encoding MDRWDYNKSLREEHHHRHRRENPSFSSTLLDAIYNSIDDQSHNKAKEDQLIFYKETTMRSKKHTSLPNTNLRKAQQQEDQDEEMASFRKTCMIEKWMEKKNKKNKVNEKEKVLLSQNENRAFMLQNSSSSSSDSSCGGGFSSSESDSMYVSNKSRSSSSSCYNTMQQRPATIKPIRTSLSEKPRQFGESFVSSNYNSCSTQNSKPKHENGFVKTKSKAMKIYGDLKKVKQPISPGGKLATFLNSLFTNASKKAKTVGGFDKYERSKSKSTTTSTCSSASSFSRSCLSKTPSSSRGKFSSNNGSVGGGVGNVKRSVRFCPVSVIVDEDCRPCGHKSLLENEPAGLMAVSTIRDAEIKCYVMGGNYRVEELVAKDLIKNYQKEKEMRDCVIQDANIGDFDDEDDDDDAASYSSSDLFELDNLSAIGIERYREELPVYETTHFNTNRAIANGLIL